In the Pseudomonas sp. DTU_2021_1001937_2_SI_NGA_ILE_001 genome, one interval contains:
- the bioF gene encoding 8-amino-7-oxononanoate synthase, translating to MAFDLQARLAERRAAQLYRQRPLLEGPQAPRAMVDGRPLLTFCNNDYLGLANHPEVVAAWQAGAERWGVGGGASHLVIGHSGAHHALEEALAEFTGRPRALLFSNGYMANLGAITALVGQGDSVLEDRLNHASLLDAGLLSGARFSRYLHNDAGSLAVRLDKAVGDSLVVTDGVFSMDGDIADLPALARTAKSRGAWLMVDDAHGFGTLGASGAGCVEHFGLDLDEVPVLIGTLGKAFGTSGAFVAGSEELIETLIQFARPYIYTTSQPPALACATLKSLELLRREHWRREHLAALIAQFRRGAEQIGLTLMDSATPIQPILIGDAGRALRLSQLLRERGLLVTAIRPPTVPAGSARLRVTFSAAHSAADVQLLLEALAQCWPLLAVDEAKESKHA from the coding sequence ATGGCGTTCGATCTGCAGGCTCGCCTGGCTGAGCGCCGCGCCGCGCAGCTGTATCGTCAGCGGCCGTTGCTGGAAGGTCCGCAAGCGCCCCGGGCGATGGTCGATGGTCGGCCGCTGCTGACCTTCTGCAACAACGACTACCTGGGGCTGGCCAACCACCCCGAGGTGGTCGCGGCCTGGCAGGCCGGTGCCGAGCGCTGGGGCGTCGGTGGCGGTGCCTCGCACCTGGTGATCGGCCACAGCGGCGCGCACCACGCCCTGGAAGAAGCCCTGGCCGAGTTCACCGGCCGCCCGCGCGCCTTGCTGTTTTCCAATGGCTACATGGCCAACCTCGGGGCCATCACCGCGCTGGTGGGGCAGGGCGACAGCGTGCTCGAAGACCGCCTCAACCATGCCTCGCTGCTCGACGCCGGGCTGCTCAGCGGGGCGCGCTTCAGCCGTTACCTGCACAACGATGCCGGCAGCCTGGCGGTACGCCTGGACAAGGCGGTGGGCGACAGCCTGGTGGTCACTGATGGGGTGTTCAGCATGGACGGCGACATCGCCGACCTGCCGGCCCTGGCGCGCACCGCGAAGTCACGAGGGGCTTGGCTGATGGTCGATGACGCCCACGGCTTCGGCACCCTGGGGGCCAGCGGTGCAGGCTGTGTGGAGCACTTCGGCCTGGACCTGGACGAGGTGCCGGTGCTGATCGGCACCCTGGGCAAGGCGTTCGGCACCTCGGGCGCCTTCGTGGCCGGCAGCGAAGAGCTGATCGAAACCCTGATCCAGTTCGCCCGCCCCTACATCTACACCACCAGCCAGCCACCGGCGCTGGCCTGCGCCACGCTCAAGAGCCTGGAACTGCTGCGCCGCGAACACTGGCGGCGTGAGCACCTGGCGGCGTTGATCGCGCAGTTCCGCCGTGGCGCCGAGCAGATCGGCCTGACCCTGATGGACAGCGCCACGCCCATCCAGCCGATTCTCATCGGCGATGCCGGGCGGGCCTTGCGCCTGTCGCAGCTGCTGCGCGAGCGCGGCCTGCTGGTCACCGCCATTCGCCCGCCCACCGTGCCGGCCGGCAGCGCGCGCTTGCGCGTGACCTTCAGCGCCGCGCACAGCGCCGCCG